A genomic region of Pseudomonadota bacterium contains the following coding sequences:
- a CDS encoding ABC transporter substrate-binding protein, whose amino-acid sequence MKKAFLFVVLCMVASVFLTACSGEKGSTVRIGVIAELTGDMPAVGESCKKAAEMAVQEVNNAGGLDIDNKKYKVELFVEDNAGKADQSASAAQKLITQKKVHAIIGPNATRYAIPASEIAESSKVVLISPWSTNPKTTLDAKTNAPKKYVFRACFIDPFQGRVVAKFAMESLKVKKAAVLYDVASDYNKGIAEFFKETFEQSGGKVVAFETYTTNDKDFSGQLTKIKKASPDIIFLPNYYSEIPLQIQQAKRLGIEVPIVGSDSWGSQELLKLCGKDCEGCYFSTHYAADAATPVAAKFIEAFKTKYGVMPDDVAALTYDSFGLLWQAIKGANRVDRQAVRDALAGILKYEGVTGNMQFKEGSGDPVKSAVILRIKDGKFVYFVSANP is encoded by the coding sequence CATCGCTGAATTGACCGGTGATATGCCTGCCGTGGGTGAGTCATGCAAGAAGGCCGCAGAAATGGCCGTCCAGGAAGTGAATAATGCGGGCGGACTCGATATTGACAATAAAAAATATAAAGTAGAGCTTTTTGTTGAAGATAATGCCGGTAAGGCCGATCAGTCTGCCTCTGCAGCCCAGAAACTGATCACCCAGAAGAAGGTACACGCAATAATTGGCCCGAATGCAACCCGCTATGCCATCCCTGCATCGGAGATTGCCGAGAGTTCAAAGGTAGTCCTAATAAGCCCATGGTCTACGAATCCTAAAACCACCCTTGATGCCAAAACCAACGCCCCGAAAAAATATGTATTTCGGGCCTGTTTCATTGATCCTTTTCAGGGCCGGGTTGTTGCAAAGTTTGCCATGGAAAGTCTGAAGGTAAAAAAAGCTGCTGTGCTCTATGATGTTGCCTCTGATTACAATAAAGGCATTGCCGAATTTTTTAAAGAGACCTTCGAGCAGAGCGGGGGTAAGGTGGTGGCCTTTGAGACTTACACCACAAACGATAAGGATTTTTCGGGACAGTTGACGAAGATAAAGAAGGCTTCCCCGGATATAATATTTTTACCCAACTACTACAGTGAAATACCTTTGCAGATCCAACAGGCAAAGCGTCTTGGCATTGAAGTACCGATTGTCGGGAGCGATTCATGGGGGAGTCAGGAACTGCTTAAGCTCTGCGGCAAGGATTGTGAAGGTTGTTATTTCAGCACCCATTATGCTGCAGATGCTGCAACCCCTGTGGCAGCAAAATTTATCGAAGCTTTTAAGACAAAGTATGGGGTTATGCCCGACGATGTAGCAGCCCTTACCTACGATTCCTTCGGGCTCCTCTGGCAGGCGATTAAAGGGGCTAACCGGGTCGATCGGCAGGCAGTCCGGGACGCATTAGCCGGAATCCTCAAATATGAGGGCGTAACAGGGAATATGCAGTTTAAGGAAGGATCGGGTGATCCTGTAAAGAGTGCGGTAATACTCCGGATTAAGGATGGAAAATTCGTCTATTTTGTGAGCGCAAACCCATAG
- a CDS encoding branched-chain amino acid ABC transporter permease: protein MSYVLQQLMNAFQLGSIYALIALGYTMVYGILTMINFAHGDLFMVGAFLCFVAAVFLKLSFVPVMLISMFGVALLGVVIERLAYKPLRQAPRVSAIITALGVGLFLENFTLALNPYPKQIPQLMSNTTWTILGVSISSLQAFIIVLSLLLMLILDLIVRKTMVGMAMRAISWDKATVPLMGVPMNLIISVTFAIGASLGGAAGVMYGLAYPVIDPYMGIMVGWKAFISAVVGGIGNIRGAMIGGYILGMVEILVVAFFPSTYRDFVAFALLIVLLIFRPYGILGKPQPQKV, encoded by the coding sequence ATGTCCTATGTCCTCCAGCAATTGATGAATGCTTTTCAACTTGGCAGCATATACGCATTGATTGCCCTGGGTTATACAATGGTCTACGGAATTCTCACCATGATAAATTTTGCCCATGGTGATCTCTTCATGGTGGGCGCTTTTCTCTGCTTTGTTGCGGCAGTCTTCCTGAAACTTTCCTTTGTGCCGGTGATGTTGATATCCATGTTCGGAGTGGCCCTTCTCGGGGTTGTAATTGAACGTCTGGCTTATAAGCCCCTGAGGCAGGCGCCCCGTGTATCTGCAATTATTACGGCACTGGGAGTAGGTCTTTTTCTGGAAAATTTTACCCTTGCTCTGAACCCCTACCCCAAACAGATACCCCAGCTTATGTCCAATACGACATGGACTATCCTGGGGGTATCCATATCTTCTCTCCAGGCGTTTATTATTGTACTTTCGTTATTGTTGATGCTGATCCTGGACCTGATTGTGAGGAAGACCATGGTAGGAATGGCCATGAGGGCCATTTCGTGGGACAAGGCAACGGTGCCTCTTATGGGGGTGCCGATGAATCTGATAATCTCTGTAACCTTTGCCATCGGCGCCAGTCTTGGTGGAGCGGCAGGGGTAATGTATGGCCTGGCATACCCGGTAATAGACCCATACATGGGGATCATGGTAGGATGGAAGGCCTTTATATCTGCCGTAGTAGGCGGAATAGGCAATATCCGGGGCGCCATGATCGGCGGTTATATCCTCGGTATGGTGGAAATCCTTGTCGTTGCCTTTTTTCCCTCTACATACCGTGATTTCGTTGCCTTTGCGCTCCTGATTGTACTGCTCATATTCCGGCCTTACGGCATACTCGGCAAACCCCAGCCGCAGAAGGTATAG
- a CDS encoding branched-chain amino acid ABC transporter permease, whose protein sequence is MENREDILQTVTQLWRKLMRMRWLLPALLAFIFLTSLAVHHFELLDLYIQLILMYVGINIILTLSLNLINGYMGEFSVGHAGFMAIGAYIASFLTVRVFPAHMAVWLFPLAVLAGGIGAAIVGLIVAFPSFKTRGDYLAIVTLAFGMIVKSAIENIDTLGGPRGFLGMEKLSTLPWVFFWAALSVWAIRNLVYSNFGRGVLSIREDEIASDLMSVNTKEVKIIAFVVSSFFAGVAGALFAHLLQFINPRAFDIIKSTDILIMVYLGGIGSIAGSILGATIYTVLLEVLRPMGIWRMVFMPLMLVMLMIFRPKGIMGLKEFRWFVPIRDLFASRLWREKREDR, encoded by the coding sequence GTGGAAAATAGGGAAGACATATTGCAAACGGTTACGCAACTCTGGAGAAAATTGATGCGTATGCGCTGGCTCTTGCCGGCGCTTCTGGCTTTTATCTTTTTGACCTCTCTCGCTGTCCATCATTTTGAACTCCTTGATCTTTACATACAGCTAATCTTAATGTATGTAGGCATAAATATCATCCTCACGTTGAGCCTTAACCTGATAAACGGTTATATGGGCGAATTCTCCGTGGGCCATGCAGGATTCATGGCAATAGGCGCCTACATCGCCTCTTTTCTCACGGTAAGAGTCTTTCCTGCTCATATGGCAGTCTGGCTCTTTCCCCTTGCAGTTCTCGCAGGAGGGATCGGAGCTGCCATTGTCGGATTGATAGTGGCCTTTCCTTCATTTAAAACAAGGGGCGATTACCTTGCTATTGTCACTCTTGCCTTTGGCATGATTGTCAAGTCGGCGATAGAAAACATCGACACCCTCGGCGGACCAAGAGGTTTTCTCGGTATGGAGAAACTGTCCACACTCCCATGGGTATTCTTTTGGGCAGCTTTGTCTGTATGGGCGATCCGGAACCTTGTTTACTCAAATTTCGGGAGAGGTGTGCTCTCAATACGTGAAGATGAAATAGCAAGCGACCTCATGAGCGTTAATACAAAAGAGGTGAAAATTATCGCATTTGTTGTATCATCTTTCTTTGCCGGGGTTGCAGGCGCCCTCTTTGCGCATCTTCTGCAATTTATCAATCCCCGTGCTTTTGATATTATAAAATCGACGGACATACTTATCATGGTATACCTCGGCGGTATCGGGTCTATTGCAGGATCAATTCTTGGCGCTACAATTTATACAGTACTGCTGGAGGTCTTAAGACCCATGGGCATATGGCGTATGGTTTTTATGCCGCTCATGCTGGTAATGCTCATGATCTTCCGGCCAAAAGGCATTATGGGTCTCAAGGAATTCCGTTGGTTTGTCCCTATTCGCGATCTTTTTGCAAGCAGACTATGGCGTGAGAAAAGAGAGGACAGGTAA
- a CDS encoding ABC transporter ATP-binding protein, with protein sequence MAIFNAQGVSHYFGGLAAVSGFSLSLEPHELVGIIGPNGAGKTTVFNLITGVYSATQGSMTFEGVRIVGKRPNQVTALGIARTFQNIRLFKEMTVLDNIRTAHYARVEYNPIDALLHTGRFCREEERIISHSMDLLAHLNLETHANELSKNLPYGLQRRLEIARALATEPKLLLLDEPAAGMNPQEVDRLMELIRRIKNDFNLTILLIEHQMHFVMNICERLIVLDFGETIAQGKPHEIQNNPLVLEAYLGKEIQG encoded by the coding sequence ATGGCAATCTTCAATGCCCAGGGGGTTAGTCACTATTTCGGCGGGCTGGCAGCGGTATCAGGCTTTAGCCTGAGCCTGGAACCGCATGAACTTGTCGGGATTATCGGGCCAAACGGTGCAGGAAAGACAACGGTTTTCAATCTCATCACCGGCGTATACAGCGCAACACAGGGAAGCATGACCTTTGAGGGTGTCCGGATTGTGGGAAAGAGGCCAAATCAGGTCACCGCCCTCGGTATTGCCCGCACTTTTCAGAACATACGCCTTTTCAAAGAGATGACGGTTCTTGATAATATCAGGACTGCACATTATGCGAGGGTGGAATACAACCCCATAGATGCATTGCTCCATACAGGACGTTTCTGCAGAGAAGAGGAGAGGATTATATCCCACTCTATGGATCTGCTTGCCCATTTAAACCTGGAAACTCACGCCAATGAACTGTCGAAGAATCTCCCTTATGGTTTACAGCGGAGACTGGAAATTGCCAGGGCTCTTGCGACTGAACCGAAGCTTCTTCTTCTTGATGAGCCCGCTGCCGGTATGAACCCCCAGGAAGTTGACCGGCTCATGGAGCTTATCCGAAGGATAAAAAACGATTTTAACCTTACCATCCTGCTCATTGAGCATCAGATGCATTTTGTTATGAATATTTGTGAACGCTTGATAGTGCTTGATTTCGGTGAAACTATAGCCCAGGGCAAACCTCATGAGATACAGAATAATCCCTTAGTTCTTGAAGCATACCTGGGTAAGGAGATACAGGGATGA
- a CDS encoding ABC transporter ATP-binding protein, which yields MSETGIILEVKDLAITYGNIKAVDDISFHVYEGEIVTLIGANGAGKSSTLRAVSGVEPYKGHIYYRQRDLCNVPAHRIVAMGIAHVPEGRGIFGNLTIMENLKLATWQRKDKAEISEDYDRIFTLFPQLHKRRKQLGGTLSGGEQQMLALSRAIMSRGSTMLLDEPSMGLAPFLVRNIFQVLTEINQAGTTILLVEQNALMALSIASRAYVLETGRITISGSGAELIGDPRVKEAYLGC from the coding sequence ATGAGCGAAACCGGGATTATACTTGAGGTAAAAGATCTTGCCATTACATATGGAAATATCAAGGCTGTAGATGACATATCATTCCATGTATACGAAGGTGAAATTGTTACGCTCATCGGGGCAAACGGAGCAGGCAAGTCTTCTACACTCCGCGCTGTTTCAGGGGTGGAGCCTTACAAAGGCCATATATATTACAGGCAACGGGATTTGTGCAATGTACCTGCCCATCGGATTGTGGCCATGGGCATTGCTCATGTACCGGAAGGGCGCGGCATTTTCGGCAACCTCACGATTATGGAAAATCTGAAGCTTGCCACATGGCAGCGTAAGGATAAAGCAGAAATCTCAGAGGATTATGACCGTATCTTTACACTTTTTCCCCAACTTCATAAGAGAAGAAAACAGCTTGGGGGAACGCTCTCAGGGGGTGAGCAACAGATGCTTGCTCTATCCCGTGCGATTATGAGCAGAGGCAGTACGATGCTCCTCGATGAGCCTTCCATGGGGCTTGCCCCTTTTCTGGTACGCAATATTTTCCAAGTCCTTACAGAGATCAACCAGGCGGGCACCACAATCCTCCTTGTTGAGCAGAATGCGCTTATGGCCCTATCCATAGCCTCACGGGCTTATGTGCTGGAGACCGGAAGGATTACCATTTCCGGTTCAGGGGCAGAACTCATTGGTGATCCGAGGGTCAAGGAAGCCTATCTTGGATGTTGA
- a CDS encoding methyl-accepting chemotaxis protein: MVNFMGKLKIKYKFWIIVGIALFSLFLTEFIFLVSLKEDLLEEKKTRTRNVVEAAYGVVQFYYDSAKSGKITDEEAQQKTKDLIRSLRYEGNEYFWINDMKAFMVAHPYFELEGKDQTDLKDVKGKRIVVAFVEKVRAQKAGFVEYLWKKPGAEKDTPKITYVKGFEPWGWVIGSGVYTDDVDKIFLNKALKLALVMVILIFVVVTVSWLIARSITQPLSFMKKSLQRVAEGDLRINSAEEEMRAQGADEISQLVSALNHMRKNLDSLIGQVQLSGIQVTSSTTQIAASARQLESTVAEQAASIREVTTTTKKISNTSEDLMQTMGGVSETASQTAGMAEEGRDSLNRMQSSMRAFIEATGYISSKLGIINEKANKISGVVTTINKISDQTNLLSLNAAIEAEKAGEYGKGFSVVAREITRLSDQTAIATKDIEYMVKEMQSSVSSGVMEMDKFAEGVRRNVEAVEIIGDQLGDIIDQARKLGPQFEVVNEGMHMQVEGAQQISEAMNQLSTAAEQTRDSLSEYKRVTEQLNSAVQVLQNEVSRFKLNRG; the protein is encoded by the coding sequence ATGGTTAATTTTATGGGTAAATTAAAGATTAAGTACAAGTTCTGGATCATTGTAGGAATAGCATTGTTCAGCCTCTTTTTAACTGAGTTTATATTCCTTGTCTCTTTGAAGGAAGACCTTCTGGAAGAAAAAAAGACGCGGACGCGAAACGTTGTAGAAGCGGCATACGGGGTTGTGCAATTCTATTACGATTCTGCCAAAAGCGGGAAAATCACCGATGAGGAGGCTCAGCAGAAGACAAAGGATTTAATAAGATCTTTACGCTATGAAGGGAATGAGTATTTCTGGATAAACGACATGAAGGCATTTATGGTTGCACATCCATACTTTGAATTGGAAGGAAAAGACCAAACAGACCTGAAAGATGTTAAGGGGAAAAGGATCGTAGTTGCATTTGTTGAAAAGGTAAGGGCCCAAAAAGCCGGTTTTGTTGAATATTTATGGAAGAAGCCCGGCGCTGAAAAAGATACCCCTAAAATTACTTATGTAAAAGGATTTGAACCCTGGGGGTGGGTAATAGGTTCCGGAGTCTATACGGATGACGTTGATAAGATATTCTTGAATAAAGCCCTGAAACTGGCGCTTGTAATGGTTATATTAATCTTTGTTGTAGTAACGGTATCCTGGCTTATTGCGAGGAGTATCACGCAACCGTTATCCTTTATGAAGAAAAGTTTACAGCGGGTTGCTGAAGGCGATCTTCGGATAAATAGTGCCGAGGAAGAGATGCGGGCGCAGGGGGCCGATGAAATCAGTCAGCTTGTAAGCGCCCTCAATCACATGAGGAAAAATCTCGATTCCCTTATAGGACAGGTACAGCTTTCCGGTATACAGGTGACCTCATCCACAACACAGATAGCTGCATCGGCAAGACAACTTGAGTCAACGGTTGCAGAACAGGCTGCATCTATTCGGGAGGTTACTACAACAACCAAAAAGATATCCAACACATCTGAAGATTTGATGCAGACTATGGGCGGCGTTAGTGAAACAGCCTCACAGACCGCCGGCATGGCCGAAGAAGGACGCGATTCACTTAACCGTATGCAATCATCAATGCGTGCATTTATAGAAGCTACCGGTTACATATCGTCAAAGTTGGGCATTATTAATGAAAAGGCAAACAAGATTTCCGGTGTTGTTACTACCATCAATAAGATTTCAGATCAGACCAATCTTTTATCTCTGAATGCTGCCATTGAAGCAGAGAAGGCCGGAGAATACGGGAAAGGATTTTCAGTGGTTGCCCGTGAGATCACACGTCTTTCCGATCAAACAGCGATAGCCACGAAAGATATAGAATATATGGTGAAGGAGATGCAGTCTTCAGTCTCATCCGGTGTTATGGAAATGGATAAATTCGCCGAAGGGGTACGACGAAACGTCGAAGCTGTTGAAATTATCGGCGATCAACTCGGTGATATTATTGATCAAGCAAGGAAACTTGGTCCGCAATTCGAGGTAGTGAATGAGGGGATGCACATGCAGGTCGAGGGAGCGCAGCAGATCAGTGAGGCTATGAACCAGTTGTCCACGGCAGCGGAGCAGACGAGAGACTCTCTATCGGAGTATAAACGGGTGACAGAGCAACTCAACTCCGCAGTGCAGGTTTTACAAAATGAGGTCTCACGTTTTAAATTAAATCGCGGATAA
- a CDS encoding methyl-accepting chemotaxis protein produces MEKIFAGSIIFALPIIVLLFYMVSGFNRDIGFTRLESCGNKLLMPLETIAELIPKHQLLVRLYIEGDKTVEEKVNLLAQGIEKQFSLLQTEGKRSEDLLQISEKSLKAAGIERGHISQIYKKWQELRSNWKNNGTTQNDDAHEEMILRPVCALIKRVGDTSNMVLDPNLDTTYLIDIGLITMPKMQEKLGLFMLFAESVIYKGYTSQEDRIKFAVFSAMLEDDLEHISQSVETILRESKKQHGVNASLQNSIPPLLEAYKTSIPPFLFILKRFSNDPNFKIPAMEFFESAKKVLDTGSGLRETSMLELQGLLDKRDKSFVNKRFSALFLSLGMLFFASIVVVVISRGITRSLGKVIDIAGEIAEGNLQKAMEDLEKTGRVDLHLKGSAEGSLENQRNEIHRLFHAMTAMTSSLYALLIQVGKSGIQVSTSSTQIAASARQLEATVAEQASSINEVSATSNEISATSQEFAKTMNKVSKMASEAAEMASASMSSLSDINATMKRLLENTTESSGKLRMVNEKMDNITQVITTITKVANQINLLSLNAAIEAEKAGEYGIGFSVVAREIRRLADQTAVSALDIEGMIMETREAMRDGAQAVEIYTGQTRTSTERIAEISVDLLRAIEHTQELVPQFESVNQGMQMQSQSASQISESMGHLNQAARQTRDSLIEFRGVTEQLNAAVKDLENEVARFSISS; encoded by the coding sequence TTGGAAAAAATCTTTGCCGGAAGTATTATTTTTGCCCTGCCGATCATTGTCCTCCTTTTTTATATGGTCTCAGGGTTTAACCGTGATATTGGTTTCACCCGCCTTGAATCCTGTGGAAACAAACTGCTCATGCCACTGGAAACCATTGCGGAACTCATCCCGAAACATCAATTGCTGGTGCGCCTGTATATTGAAGGGGACAAAACAGTGGAAGAGAAAGTAAACCTTCTTGCCCAGGGAATAGAAAAGCAATTTTCCCTTCTTCAGACAGAGGGGAAAAGGTCGGAAGACCTGCTGCAGATTAGTGAAAAGAGCCTGAAGGCTGCGGGCATTGAGCGTGGTCATATTTCGCAGATATACAAAAAATGGCAGGAACTTCGTTCTAACTGGAAAAATAATGGAACCACCCAGAATGACGATGCTCATGAAGAAATGATACTGAGACCGGTTTGCGCGTTAATCAAAAGGGTAGGAGATACATCAAACATGGTCCTTGATCCTAATCTGGATACTACCTATTTAATTGATATCGGTCTTATTACTATGCCGAAAATGCAGGAAAAGCTGGGCTTATTCATGCTTTTTGCAGAGTCGGTGATCTACAAAGGTTATACGTCACAGGAAGACAGGATAAAATTTGCTGTTTTCTCTGCCATGCTTGAAGATGACCTTGAGCACATTAGCCAGAGCGTGGAAACAATACTCAGGGAGAGTAAAAAACAGCATGGCGTCAATGCTTCGCTTCAAAATAGCATTCCTCCTCTGCTGGAAGCATATAAAACATCCATTCCCCCTTTTCTTTTTATATTGAAACGTTTTTCCAACGATCCGAATTTCAAAATACCGGCTATGGAATTTTTTGAATCTGCAAAAAAAGTGCTTGATACAGGCTCTGGACTCAGGGAGACGTCTATGCTGGAGTTGCAGGGACTGCTCGATAAAAGGGATAAAAGCTTTGTAAACAAGAGATTTTCCGCGCTTTTCCTGAGCTTGGGCATGTTGTTTTTTGCTTCGATTGTAGTTGTTGTTATCTCTCGGGGGATTACCAGGTCTCTTGGAAAGGTAATAGACATTGCCGGAGAAATTGCAGAGGGAAATTTGCAGAAAGCAATGGAGGATCTTGAGAAAACAGGCAGAGTTGATCTCCATTTAAAGGGAAGCGCAGAAGGGTCCTTGGAAAATCAGAGGAATGAAATTCACCGGCTTTTTCATGCAATGACCGCTATGACTTCGAGCCTTTATGCTTTGCTCATACAGGTAGGCAAATCAGGTATTCAGGTGAGTACATCATCTACACAGATAGCGGCATCGGCAAGGCAACTTGAAGCAACTGTTGCGGAACAAGCCTCATCAATCAATGAAGTAAGTGCAACAAGCAATGAAATTTCAGCAACTTCACAGGAATTTGCAAAAACCATGAATAAAGTTTCAAAGATGGCTTCTGAAGCCGCAGAAATGGCAAGCGCAAGCATGTCCAGCCTGTCGGATATAAATGCAACTATGAAGAGACTTCTGGAAAATACAACTGAAAGTTCCGGGAAATTAAGGATGGTGAATGAAAAGATGGATAATATTACCCAGGTGATCACAACCATTACAAAAGTGGCAAACCAGATCAACCTCCTTTCTCTCAATGCTGCCATTGAAGCAGAAAAAGCAGGTGAATACGGCATCGGCTTTTCAGTGGTTGCCAGAGAAATCCGGCGTCTTGCAGACCAGACTGCCGTGTCTGCTTTGGATATAGAAGGTATGATAATGGAAACCAGGGAAGCAATGAGAGACGGCGCCCAGGCTGTTGAAATATATACGGGCCAGACGCGGACAAGTACGGAGAGGATTGCAGAAATCAGCGTAGATTTGTTGAGGGCTATTGAACACACTCAAGAGTTGGTACCCCAGTTTGAGTCTGTAAATCAGGGAATGCAGATGCAATCTCAGAGCGCTTCCCAGATAAGTGAGTCCATGGGGCATCTCAATCAGGCTGCCCGACAGACCAGGGATTCTTTGATTGAATTCAGAGGCGTTACCGAACAACTTAATGCTGCAGTAAAAGATTTGGAGAACGAAGTAGCGCGATTTTCCATAAGTTCGTAG
- a CDS encoding chemotaxis protein CheW has protein sequence MLFLVFEIDNERYCLEVSSIIEVTPMVVFKKIPHVPAYFSGLFNYRGTIVPVVDLSVLISGKTSRPLYSTRVVLVDYVGIDKNHHILGLLAERATETIFCKEEAFQPSGIEVDDAKYLGDVIFDEKGMIQRIRIEKLPPETIQGYDFFALKENNDITIL, from the coding sequence ATGCTTTTTCTTGTTTTTGAGATAGATAATGAGCGCTATTGCCTGGAAGTTTCCAGCATCATTGAAGTTACACCTATGGTTGTTTTTAAAAAAATCCCTCATGTCCCGGCATACTTCTCGGGATTATTCAATTACCGTGGAACCATAGTACCTGTAGTTGATCTTTCGGTTTTGATTTCCGGGAAGACTTCAAGGCCGCTTTATAGCACCCGTGTTGTACTGGTTGACTATGTTGGTATTGATAAAAACCACCATATCCTCGGGCTTTTAGCTGAGCGGGCTACGGAAACTATTTTTTGCAAGGAGGAAGCATTTCAGCCTTCCGGCATAGAGGTTGATGACGCCAAATACTTAGGCGACGTTATCTTTGATGAGAAGGGCATGATTCAAAGGATAAGAATAGAAAAACTACCCCCTGAAACCATACAGGGATATGATTTTTTTGCATTGAAGGAAAACAATGACATCACCATATTATGA
- a CDS encoding chemotaxis protein CheW, which yields MNQGNNISPLQCWKQSGVFGDFSCPKLVDIVHCRNCDEYNKAGRTLFDREVSDEFLEEWTRNLTGIKETEALDTISVIVMRIKNEWLALKTIYLQETTNVRAVHRVPLRTNNVFKGIVNINGELLLCISVADLLEYAHEEDKGKDDTMIYKRMVIINKDGERYVFPVDEVLGIYRIASSDLKEPPVTLSKSPMTLIEGIFNLNEKKVGLLGEDRFIHALKRSLES from the coding sequence ATGAATCAGGGAAACAATATCAGCCCACTTCAGTGCTGGAAGCAAAGCGGTGTTTTTGGAGATTTTTCCTGTCCGAAGCTTGTTGATATTGTACATTGCCGTAACTGTGACGAATACAATAAAGCCGGCAGAACCCTTTTTGACCGGGAGGTTTCGGATGAATTTCTGGAAGAGTGGACAAGGAATCTTACCGGCATTAAAGAAACTGAGGCCCTTGATACCATATCGGTAATTGTAATGAGGATAAAGAATGAATGGCTGGCCCTGAAAACAATCTATTTGCAGGAGACAACGAATGTCCGTGCCGTTCACCGCGTACCCTTACGAACGAACAATGTTTTTAAGGGGATTGTGAATATAAACGGAGAGCTGCTTCTTTGCATTTCTGTAGCCGACCTATTGGAATATGCCCATGAAGAGGATAAAGGGAAAGACGATACGATGATCTATAAACGTATGGTGATAATAAATAAAGATGGTGAACGTTATGTTTTTCCCGTTGATGAAGTCCTTGGCATATATCGCATAGCGTCATCGGATTTAAAAGAACCCCCTGTAACATTATCCAAATCCCCCATGACACTCATCGAAGGCATCTTCAATCTTAACGAAAAGAAGGTAGGGCTACTGGGTGAGGACAGGTTTATTCATGCTTTAAAAAGGAGTCTGGAAAGTTGA